The Daphnia pulex isolate KAP4 chromosome 7, ASM2113471v1 genome includes the window CCGTGTGCCTTTTCTATTGTACAGTAGGATATGTCGGCGCTCTGCTATATTAAACGGCTTTCAATCTATATTAACTTTGTACAGCATAGAAACCCAAGTTTATAGTATCAAGTGAGAAAATTGTCCATTGTGTCCAATGAACGTGTTTCTATTTTAGAACGCTATTTTCCCGAAGGCGATTTTTAATAAGTTTCCAAACGGAAGTAATTTCTggtagctttttttttctcacctgaaatttgaaacaaaatgaataggGGGCCTTAGGgcgtcttttaaaaaataagcgaTTTATTAATACACACCGGAAGAATTTTAGTTGAGTAATTCTACCTGAATTCCTTGGAGAATGACGTCGATTATTACGTGAAAAGATATcagattattttcttttgatgcgatgcatttttgaaattggcaCTTTGTGACGCGGAGTTGCCAGGTTCAAATTACCAGACaggtttcaaattattttgtaaactCAAATTCCTAAAATCAGCTGAAATTGATCaattaaattctaaaattcacgtttaatttaaaattgatctAAAATTCGTGTTatgaattttatcaaatttaatCTAATTAAAAACTGTTGAGTTTTGACATGAGCACCCGAGGGCTTGAAAAAGTGGGGGATGGTTAAAACCGCACGTCTCATTTGTCAATCTGATTTCTTTGATCCCTGGTGCTAGTTTTGGCAATCATTCACATATCGACATCTGTCAAAGTCacatgttttcattttagtcGAGTTTGTCATCCCATTTTTATCCTGTCATTTGCTGTCAAACGAAAAATGACGTACCAACAGTGGAATCACCAGCATCATTACCAGGtaaattacacattttactTAATTTTGCATGGTGATGTTTAATTGTGTTTGAAAtgtgattaaaaataaaaggctgTACCGGAATCGAGGCCTTTGCTTATGCAGCCATGGCAGCACGAGTTTGGTTGTCCTGTGCCCAGACCACGTTCTTTTTCACTGGGTAGTCGACCGACTGGCCAAGAGTTGTTGCAAGTCTCAACCAAACGAATGTACGACACATCCCCGCAGATCATTCTGCCAGTTGATTCGAACCAAAACTATTGttacagcagcaacaacaatcgtACGAGCGATTTCAAATCTAAACGCCATTCAAGGAAATGTGGTTGGGcacttgttttcattttattactGGCCAGCGGTTTGTCTGTTTTGGCATGGTGGAAACTTCGCCGATCATCAATTGTTTTAGATCAAGAGAAAGATTATCCTCCTGTACCTGCCCAGCAAAATTatcaaccaccaccacctcctcctgttcctcagcagcagcagcagcaatcggCTTACCATCCGTTACCACCTCCACCAGCGGCTCTGGTTCCCCCCGGCACCCAGCAACAGTATTATATGCCTCAACAACCGACTGGATGGCAACagccccaacaacaacaacagcagcattaTCAGCACGTTCCTCCTGTTCCTGTCGAAGCCCAGCGAAACTACCAGCCGCAACAgtatcaacaacaacagcagtacAATAATCCGCAACACAGCTATCCGCAACAATATCAACAACCCCATTACGGTCAGCCACCGCAGGTTAATCCGCACCACGCCCAACACTACGCCAATCACCAACCGGTAATTGAATTAAGAGATTAAAAGTAAATtctggttttattttaaaagattttgtatcgatttttgttgttgttgtaggatGTAGCCCATCACCAAGGTGAACAGGTTCCTCGAAAGTCTTGGATGATGGAACACGTAGAAAATCCTGTAGCTCAAAATGAAATGcggcatcaacaacaacaatttcagcCCCAACAGCCTCAGCAGATTCATCAACAGCCTCAACAACAATCTCAGCAATCATCGcctcctccaccacctccaccaccacctcacgttcatcaacaacaacaacagcaaccacCGATGATGGAACCGGTGCTGAGTCGTCAAGAGGAGCGGGCCAAAGCCAGAAACCAGGCGAGGACGATGAACCCCAAAAAGAACTCGTCCAAAGTTCAAGACGACGACATTTGGGAGGTATGTCTATAATTTATTCGTGTTGCAATCTGATTAGAATGAAAGTTATTTTCAATAGCAGGAAAAGAAGGTGGAAAACGATGAAATTGCCGTGGAGATTCCATTAAAGTTACGACTAGAACCGGCCCTGTTTTCGTTCACAGAGTCAGTTCTAGGAAACGATGGCACAGTTTTTATTACGTCATTCGAAGATGACGAGGATGTCACAGTCGAAGTGATTGAAGAAGCTTAAACAGCTACTACAAATGTGTATTATTCTGCATGATGtgtaaattttgtaaatttctttttttatttatcgagATAATAGTTTTATGCAATTCAATTAAGat containing:
- the LOC124197193 gene encoding adenylate cyclase, terminal-differentiation specific-like isoform X1, which codes for MTYQQWNHQHHYQAVPESRPLLMQPWQHEFGCPVPRPRSFSLGSRPTGQELLQVSTKRMYDTSPQIILPVDSNQNYCYSSNNNRTSDFKSKRHSRKCGWALVFILLLASGLSVLAWWKLRRSSIVLDQEKDYPPVPAQQNYQPPPPPPVPQQQQQQSAYHPLPPPPAALVPPGTQQQYYMPQQPTGWQQPQQQQQQHYQHVPPVPVEAQRNYQPQQYQQQQQYNNPQHSYPQQYQQPHYGQPPQVNPHHAQHYANHQPDVAHHQGEQVPRKSWMMEHVENPVAQNEMRHQQQQFQPQQPQQIHQQPQQQSQQSSPPPPPPPPPHVHQQQQQQPPMMEPVLSRQEERAKARNQARTMNPKKNSSKVQDDDIWEQEKKVENDEIAVEIPLKLRLEPALFSFTESVLGNDGTVFITSFEDDEDVTVEVIEEA
- the LOC124197193 gene encoding putative mediator of RNA polymerase II transcription subunit 12 isoform X2 produces the protein MTYQQWNHQHHYQAVPESRPLLMQPWQHEFGCPVPRPRSFSLGSRPTGQELLQVSTKRMYDTSPQIILPVDSNQNYCYSSNNNRTSDFKSKRHSRKCGWALVFILLLASGLSVLAWWKLRRSSIVLDQEKDYPPVPAQQNYQPPPPPPVPQQQQQQSAYHPLPPPPAALVPPGTQQQYYMPQQPTGWQQPQQQQQQHYQHVPPVPVEAQRNYQPQQYQQQQQYNNPQHSYPQQYQQPHYGQPPQVNPHHAQHYANHQPDVAHHQGEQVPRKSWMMEHVENPVAQNEMRHQQQQFQPQQPQQIHQQPQQQSQQSSPPPPPPPPPHVHQQQQQQPPMMEPVLSRQEERAKARNQARTMNPKKNSSKVQDDDIWEEKKVENDEIAVEIPLKLRLEPALFSFTESVLGNDGTVFITSFEDDEDVTVEVIEEA